From Cannabis sativa cultivar Pink pepper isolate KNU-18-1 chromosome 8, ASM2916894v1, whole genome shotgun sequence, a single genomic window includes:
- the LOC115700620 gene encoding D-aminoacyl-tRNA deacylase isoform X1, whose translation MVTLLVATSLDPASINPANALLAMPGWQPLPSLQDMKSFSNQGVRMLVHGNSIIREDHLEKRWEDATGEVVDEVIFFSKHTAVSNRPALTVHPIGVPHLREGDVAPQGGKPGWAAPPNPRIGPWLRLLKRIAESHNLVPEFEITLEGTHHGPETNKPTMFLEIGSTEEYWKRQDAAQVMAQLVWEGLGLGGEADVGNWSRENDKKRVLIGIGGGHYAPRHMDVVLKDGVWVGHLLSGYSLPMEDPNQSKVEKSVEIGGTWREAIKAAFEATKLAFPGGEILAHLDHKSFKGWQKNALTGFLGEQNIKIGKPNDFY comes from the exons ATGGTGACGCTGCTAGTAGCGACGAGTCTTGATCCGGCTTCAATCAACCCGGCTAATGCGCTTCTCGCCATGCCCGGATGGCAACCTCTTCCTTCTTTACAG GATATGAAGAGTTTTTCGAATCAAGGAGTGAGAATGCTTGTACACGGGAACAGTATAATCCGAGAGGATCACTTGGAGAAACGGTGGGAGGATGCCACAGGCGAAGTTGTCGATGAAGTTATCTTCTTTAGTAAACACACTGCTGTCTCTAATAGACCCGCCCTCACTGTGCACCCTattg GGGTCCCTCATTTGCGCGAAGGGGATGTTGCTCCTCAAGGTGGCAAGCCTGGATGGGCTGCGCCACCCAATCCTCGAATTGGACCATGGCTCAGGCTCTTGAAAAGGATTGCAGAGTCTCATAACTTAGTTCCTGAGTTTGAG ATTACTTTAGAAGGCACTCATCATGGACCAGAAACAAATAAGCCCACCATGTTTTTGGAAATTG GTAGCACAGAGGAGTACTGGAAGAGGCAGGATGCTGCTCAAGTTATGGCTCAG CTAGTTTGggaaggacttggacttggaggGGAAGCTGATGTGGGAAACTGGAGCAG GGAGAATGATAAGAAGAGAGTCCTCATTGGGATTGGTGGTGGGCATTATGCACCTCGGCACATGGATGTTGTTCT GAAAGATGGTGTATGGGTGGGTCATCTACTTTCAGGATACTCTCTGCCAATGGAAGATCCTAACCAATCAAAGGTGGAGAAAAGTGTTGAAATTGGTGGGACTTGGAGAGAGGCAATAAAAGCAGCATTTGAGGCAACAAAATTGGCATTTCCTGGGGGGGAAATTCTTGCACACCTTGATCACAA GAGTTTCAAGGGCTGGCAGAAGAATGCCTTAACAGGTTTCTTGGGTGAACAAAACATTAAGATTGGCAAACCGAATGATTTCTATTGA
- the LOC115700620 gene encoding D-aminoacyl-tRNA deacylase isoform X2, whose amino-acid sequence MVTLLVATSLDPASINPANALLAMPGWQPLPSLQDMKSFSNQGVRMLVHGNSIIREDHLEKRWEDATGEVVDEVIFFSKHTAVSNRPALTVHPIGVPHLREGDVAPQGGKPGWAAPPNPRIGPWLRLLKRIAESHNLVPEFEITLEGTHHGPETNKPTMFLEIGSTEEYWKRQDAAQVMAQLVWEGLGLGGEADVGNWSRKDGVWVGHLLSGYSLPMEDPNQSKVEKSVEIGGTWREAIKAAFEATKLAFPGGEILAHLDHKSFKGWQKNALTGFLGEQNIKIGKPNDFY is encoded by the exons ATGGTGACGCTGCTAGTAGCGACGAGTCTTGATCCGGCTTCAATCAACCCGGCTAATGCGCTTCTCGCCATGCCCGGATGGCAACCTCTTCCTTCTTTACAG GATATGAAGAGTTTTTCGAATCAAGGAGTGAGAATGCTTGTACACGGGAACAGTATAATCCGAGAGGATCACTTGGAGAAACGGTGGGAGGATGCCACAGGCGAAGTTGTCGATGAAGTTATCTTCTTTAGTAAACACACTGCTGTCTCTAATAGACCCGCCCTCACTGTGCACCCTattg GGGTCCCTCATTTGCGCGAAGGGGATGTTGCTCCTCAAGGTGGCAAGCCTGGATGGGCTGCGCCACCCAATCCTCGAATTGGACCATGGCTCAGGCTCTTGAAAAGGATTGCAGAGTCTCATAACTTAGTTCCTGAGTTTGAG ATTACTTTAGAAGGCACTCATCATGGACCAGAAACAAATAAGCCCACCATGTTTTTGGAAATTG GTAGCACAGAGGAGTACTGGAAGAGGCAGGATGCTGCTCAAGTTATGGCTCAG CTAGTTTGggaaggacttggacttggaggGGAAGCTGATGTGGGAAACTGGAGCAG GAAAGATGGTGTATGGGTGGGTCATCTACTTTCAGGATACTCTCTGCCAATGGAAGATCCTAACCAATCAAAGGTGGAGAAAAGTGTTGAAATTGGTGGGACTTGGAGAGAGGCAATAAAAGCAGCATTTGAGGCAACAAAATTGGCATTTCCTGGGGGGGAAATTCTTGCACACCTTGATCACAA GAGTTTCAAGGGCTGGCAGAAGAATGCCTTAACAGGTTTCTTGGGTGAACAAAACATTAAGATTGGCAAACCGAATGATTTCTATTGA
- the LOC115701220 gene encoding uncharacterized protein LOC115701220 isoform X2, translating to MILRFSFSHRIPFATKVAGTMSTPKRARAMTTESSTMADAFTRYTDYLNQLNEKRERVVKASRDITMNSKKVIFQVHRLGKNNKEEVLEKAEKDLVAVADQYISRLIKELQGSDFWKLRRAYSPGVQEYIEAATFCRFCRMGTLLHLDEINATLLPLSDPSLEPLQINVLDYLLGLADLTGELMRLAIGRISDGEIEYAQKICKFVRDIYRELTLVVPRMDDSHDMNTKMDTMLQSVIKIENACFSVHVRGSEYMPLHGSNDPNSILLGVPDFET from the exons atgATTCTCCGCTTCTCATTCTCACATCGTATACCATTTGCTACCAAAGTTGCAGGGACGATGAGCACACCCAAGAGGGCGAGGGCCATGACCACCGAGTCTTCAACCATGGCGGATGCATTCACCAGATATACGGACTACCTCAATCAGCTT AATGAGAAACGGGAGAGAGTGGTAAAAGCAAGTCGTGATATCACCATGAACAGCAAAAAAGTCATTTTTCAGGTGCACAG ACTTGGTAAAAACAACAAAGAGGAGGTTCTGGAAAAAGCAGAAAAGGATTTAGTAGCTGTGGCAGATCAGTATATTTCTCGGCTGATAAAAGAATTGCAAGGGAGCGACTTTTGGAAGCTAAGACGAGCATACTCACCTGGG GTACAAGAATATATTGAAGCTGCAACATTCTGTAGGTTTTGTAGAATGGGAACTCTTTTGCATCTTGATGAGATCAATGCTACTTTATTGCCTCTTAGTGACCCCTCCTTGGAGCCTTTGCAAATTAATGTTCTCGACTATCTTTTGGGG CTTGCTGATTTGACTGGAGAGCTGATGCGGTTGGCGATTGGTCGGATATCAGATGGTGAAATTGAGTATGCGCAGAAGATATGCAAGTTTGTTCGTGATATCTACAGGGAGCTGACCCTTGTTGTTCCAAGAATGGATGATAGTCATGATATGAATACGAAGATGGATACAATGCTTCAAAGTGTAATAAAGATTGAGAATG CCTGCTTCAGTGTTCATGTGAGAGGGTCGGAATATATGCCACTACATGGATCCAATGATCCGAACTCGATTTTATTGGGGGTGCCAGACTTCGAAACTTGA
- the LOC115701220 gene encoding uncharacterized protein LOC115701220 isoform X1 — translation MATKPHRLHHIAGTMSTPKRARAMTTESSTMADAFTRYTDYLNQLNEKRERVVKASRDITMNSKKVIFQVHRLGKNNKEEVLEKAEKDLVAVADQYISRLIKELQGSDFWKLRRAYSPGVQEYIEAATFCRFCRMGTLLHLDEINATLLPLSDPSLEPLQINVLDYLLGLADLTGELMRLAIGRISDGEIEYAQKICKFVRDIYRELTLVVPRMDDSHDMNTKMDTMLQSVIKIENACFSVHVRGSEYMPLHGSNDPNSILLGVPDFET, via the exons ATGGCGACCAAACCCCACCGGCTCCATCACA TTGCAGGGACGATGAGCACACCCAAGAGGGCGAGGGCCATGACCACCGAGTCTTCAACCATGGCGGATGCATTCACCAGATATACGGACTACCTCAATCAGCTT AATGAGAAACGGGAGAGAGTGGTAAAAGCAAGTCGTGATATCACCATGAACAGCAAAAAAGTCATTTTTCAGGTGCACAG ACTTGGTAAAAACAACAAAGAGGAGGTTCTGGAAAAAGCAGAAAAGGATTTAGTAGCTGTGGCAGATCAGTATATTTCTCGGCTGATAAAAGAATTGCAAGGGAGCGACTTTTGGAAGCTAAGACGAGCATACTCACCTGGG GTACAAGAATATATTGAAGCTGCAACATTCTGTAGGTTTTGTAGAATGGGAACTCTTTTGCATCTTGATGAGATCAATGCTACTTTATTGCCTCTTAGTGACCCCTCCTTGGAGCCTTTGCAAATTAATGTTCTCGACTATCTTTTGGGG CTTGCTGATTTGACTGGAGAGCTGATGCGGTTGGCGATTGGTCGGATATCAGATGGTGAAATTGAGTATGCGCAGAAGATATGCAAGTTTGTTCGTGATATCTACAGGGAGCTGACCCTTGTTGTTCCAAGAATGGATGATAGTCATGATATGAATACGAAGATGGATACAATGCTTCAAAGTGTAATAAAGATTGAGAATG CCTGCTTCAGTGTTCATGTGAGAGGGTCGGAATATATGCCACTACATGGATCCAATGATCCGAACTCGATTTTATTGGGGGTGCCAGACTTCGAAACTTGA
- the LOC115701220 gene encoding uncharacterized protein LOC115701220 isoform X3, which translates to MHSPDIRTTSISFYGCIKLCLQNEKRERVVKASRDITMNSKKVIFQVHRLGKNNKEEVLEKAEKDLVAVADQYISRLIKELQGSDFWKLRRAYSPGVQEYIEAATFCRFCRMGTLLHLDEINATLLPLSDPSLEPLQINVLDYLLGLADLTGELMRLAIGRISDGEIEYAQKICKFVRDIYRELTLVVPRMDDSHDMNTKMDTMLQSVIKIENACFSVHVRGSEYMPLHGSNDPNSILLGVPDFET; encoded by the exons ATGCATTCACCAGATATACGGACTACCTCAATCAGCTT TTACGGATGCATTAAATTATGTCTGCAGAATGAGAAACGGGAGAGAGTGGTAAAAGCAAGTCGTGATATCACCATGAACAGCAAAAAAGTCATTTTTCAGGTGCACAG ACTTGGTAAAAACAACAAAGAGGAGGTTCTGGAAAAAGCAGAAAAGGATTTAGTAGCTGTGGCAGATCAGTATATTTCTCGGCTGATAAAAGAATTGCAAGGGAGCGACTTTTGGAAGCTAAGACGAGCATACTCACCTGGG GTACAAGAATATATTGAAGCTGCAACATTCTGTAGGTTTTGTAGAATGGGAACTCTTTTGCATCTTGATGAGATCAATGCTACTTTATTGCCTCTTAGTGACCCCTCCTTGGAGCCTTTGCAAATTAATGTTCTCGACTATCTTTTGGGG CTTGCTGATTTGACTGGAGAGCTGATGCGGTTGGCGATTGGTCGGATATCAGATGGTGAAATTGAGTATGCGCAGAAGATATGCAAGTTTGTTCGTGATATCTACAGGGAGCTGACCCTTGTTGTTCCAAGAATGGATGATAGTCATGATATGAATACGAAGATGGATACAATGCTTCAAAGTGTAATAAAGATTGAGAATG CCTGCTTCAGTGTTCATGTGAGAGGGTCGGAATATATGCCACTACATGGATCCAATGATCCGAACTCGATTTTATTGGGGGTGCCAGACTTCGAAACTTGA